A genomic region of Bernardetia sp. ABR2-2B contains the following coding sequences:
- a CDS encoding DUF3365 domain-containing protein has product MNDRQVAYYPIMTNQMCMQCHGEPKTEVLTTTLAKINTLYPNNKVTGYKLNELRGIWVVEMDKQRSE; this is encoded by the coding sequence ATGAATGACAGACAAGTAGCTTATTATCCGATTATGACGAATCAGATGTGTATGCAATGCCATGGCGAACCCAAAACAGAAGTCTTGACAACGACTTTGGCAAAAATCAATACACTTTATCCTAATAATAAAGTAACAGGTTATAAATTAAATGAATTGCGAGGGATTTGGGTAGTCGAAATGGATAAACAAAGAAGTGAATAA